From a single Micromonospora sp. WMMD1102 genomic region:
- a CDS encoding FMN reductase → MTTRTLVVVSAGLRVPSSTRLLADQLGAATVAELDRRDVPIRTEVVELRDHGHDIVNHLLAGFPPAALKRALDTVAAADGLIVVSPIFNASYSGLFKAFFDVLGDDALVDRPVLIGATGGTARHSLALEHALRPMFSYLRAVVVPTSVFAAPEDWAGGSAQGTLRGRIDRAARELADQVARHEPAEAADPFRLTTSFDRLLTGD, encoded by the coding sequence ATGACGACCCGGACCCTCGTGGTGGTCTCGGCCGGGCTGCGGGTGCCCTCCTCGACCCGGCTGCTCGCCGACCAGCTCGGCGCGGCCACCGTCGCCGAACTCGACCGCCGGGACGTGCCGATCCGTACCGAGGTGGTCGAGCTGCGCGACCACGGGCACGACATCGTGAACCACCTGCTCGCCGGATTTCCTCCGGCGGCGCTCAAGCGGGCGCTGGACACGGTCGCCGCCGCCGACGGGCTGATCGTGGTGTCGCCGATCTTCAACGCCTCGTACAGCGGGCTGTTCAAGGCGTTCTTCGACGTGCTCGGCGACGACGCCCTGGTCGACCGGCCGGTGCTGATCGGCGCGACCGGCGGCACCGCCCGGCACTCCCTCGCGCTCGAACACGCGCTCCGGCCGATGTTCAGCTATCTGCGCGCGGTGGTCGTACCGACCTCGGTTTTCGCCGCCCCCGAGGACTGGGCCGGCGGCAGCGCACAGGGCACCCTGCGCGGCCGGATCGACCGGGCCGCCCGGGAACTCGCCGACCAGGTCGCCCGGCACGAACCGGCGGAGGCCGCCGACCCGTTCCGGCTCACCACCAGCTTCGACCGACTCCTCACCGGGGACTGA
- a CDS encoding xanthine dehydrogenase family protein subunit M, whose protein sequence is MRPFRYARADDVTGAVALLAESPNGAFLGGGTNLVDLMKLHVATPDLLVDVRRLTSDRVEELPDGGILIGAATPNSDLAAHPLVRRRYPVLSQALLAGASGQLRNLATAGGNLLQRTRCGYFQDVTTPCNKRRPGTGCSALDGHHRELAILGTSPECVATHPSDFAVALVALDAVVHTEGPGGRRHIPIGDLHRLPGTEPNRDTVLEHGELITAIEVPALPFATRSRYRKVRDRASYAFALVSVAAAVDVADGAVRDVRIALGGVAHKPWRASRAEELLRGGPAREDIFRTAAEAEFAQARPLPGNAFKVPMGRNTLIRTLLDLVDGPA, encoded by the coding sequence ATGAGACCGTTCCGGTACGCCCGTGCCGACGACGTCACCGGTGCCGTGGCGCTGCTCGCCGAGTCGCCGAACGGCGCCTTCCTCGGCGGCGGAACCAACCTGGTCGACCTGATGAAGCTCCACGTGGCAACGCCGGACCTGCTGGTGGACGTCCGGCGGCTGACCTCGGACCGGGTGGAGGAGCTACCCGACGGCGGGATCCTGATCGGCGCCGCCACCCCGAACAGCGACCTGGCGGCGCATCCGCTGGTCCGGCGCCGCTACCCGGTGCTCTCCCAGGCCCTGCTCGCCGGCGCCTCCGGCCAGTTGCGCAACCTGGCCACCGCCGGCGGCAACCTGCTGCAACGCACCCGCTGCGGGTACTTCCAGGACGTCACCACGCCGTGCAACAAGCGCCGACCCGGCACCGGCTGTTCGGCGCTGGACGGACACCACCGGGAACTCGCGATCCTCGGCACCTCGCCGGAGTGCGTCGCCACCCATCCGTCGGACTTCGCGGTCGCCCTGGTCGCGCTGGACGCCGTCGTGCACACCGAGGGTCCGGGCGGCCGGCGGCACATCCCGATCGGCGACCTGCACCGGCTGCCGGGGACCGAACCGAACCGGGACACCGTCTTGGAGCACGGTGAACTGATCACCGCGATCGAGGTACCGGCACTGCCGTTCGCCACCCGCTCCCGCTACCGGAAGGTACGCGACCGCGCGTCGTACGCCTTCGCGCTGGTCTCGGTGGCGGCGGCGGTCGACGTGGCGGACGGTGCGGTGCGGGACGTCCGGATCGCGCTCGGCGGGGTGGCGCACAAGCCCTGGCGGGCCAGCCGGGCCGAGGAGCTGCTGCGCGGTGGCCCGGCGCGGGAGGACATCTTCCGGACGGCCGCCGAGGCGGAGTTCGCGCAGGCCAGACCGCTGCCGGGGAACGCCTTCAAGGTGCCGATGGGCCGCAACACCCTGATCCGGACCCTGTTGGACCTGGTCGACGGACCCGCCTGA
- a CDS encoding response regulator transcription factor, whose translation MPNPNPTVPNPTGPDPNPPVRVLLADDQHLVRAGLRIILETEEDFEVVGEAADGRQAVELALAQRPDVVLLDVEMPHLDGLAATRQIVAATGADGPAVLILTTFDRDDYLFAALQAGASGFLLKNGSPEELIEAVRILARGDALLAPQITRRVIATFAARAGAAAPTPGQPGPGGGGPAELDRRRLAELTEREREVLVQLAGGASNAEIAQRLLLGEATVKTHVSRVLMKLGLRDRTQAVVFAYEHGVVTPGGAGG comes from the coding sequence GTGCCGAACCCGAACCCGACCGTGCCGAACCCGACCGGGCCGGATCCGAACCCGCCGGTCCGGGTGCTCCTCGCCGACGACCAGCACCTGGTCCGGGCCGGGTTGCGGATCATCCTGGAGACGGAGGAGGACTTCGAGGTGGTCGGCGAGGCGGCGGACGGCCGACAGGCGGTCGAGCTCGCCCTGGCCCAGCGGCCCGACGTCGTGCTGCTGGACGTGGAGATGCCGCACCTGGACGGGCTGGCGGCGACCCGGCAGATCGTGGCGGCCACCGGAGCGGATGGCCCGGCGGTGCTGATCCTGACCACCTTCGACCGGGACGACTACCTCTTCGCCGCGCTCCAGGCCGGGGCGAGCGGCTTCCTGCTGAAGAACGGCTCACCGGAGGAGCTGATCGAGGCGGTCCGGATCCTGGCCCGGGGCGACGCGCTGCTCGCCCCGCAGATCACCCGGCGGGTGATCGCGACCTTCGCCGCCCGGGCCGGCGCGGCTGCCCCGACGCCGGGGCAGCCCGGTCCGGGCGGCGGCGGGCCGGCCGAGCTGGACCGGCGCCGGCTGGCCGAGCTGACCGAGCGGGAACGGGAGGTACTCGTGCAGCTCGCCGGGGGCGCCTCCAACGCCGAGATCGCCCAGCGGCTGCTGCTCGGCGAGGCGACAGTGAAGACGCACGTCTCCCGGGTACTGATGAAGCTCGGACTGCGCGACCGTACCCAGGCGGTCGTCTTCGCGTACGAGCACGGGGTGGTGACCCCGGGCGGTGCCGGCGGCTGA
- a CDS encoding sensor histidine kinase produces the protein MKAGSAGQDEAAPTGAPRTEPAAGQWVRPGPTPQQRRRDLYLGLSMAALGLLGVVLANSMGSFPLGDPPAWPEQLGWTVAGSLPLIWRRSHPEISTSVIAAVFIAAQVRHNPDVFVASASLFVTVYTLGAWGRDRRLSARIRIGIIVAMFTWLVIAAGLSIASAESNFPGAAGPISPLVAAAITTVLFNLAFFLIAYLLGNRTWTSALRQHELEVQAEELRRSRAENAERAVTRERVRIARELHDVVAHHVSVMGVQASASRRVMDKDPAKAKIALAAVEQSARTAVDELRRMLGVLRDAGAGDAALGYGLDQVDSLFQGARDAGLAVEYSVHGTPVPLPESISLAGYRVVQEAVTNTIKHARANAVDVRVRYLRREVEVEVTDDGRTAPAPSRARSGDGGGGLGLIGMRERVAAHDGSLEVGARTDGGFRVRARFPIAEGGAAGAGIDGLRPAGDRA, from the coding sequence GTGAAGGCTGGCAGCGCAGGACAGGACGAGGCGGCACCGACCGGCGCACCGCGCACCGAGCCGGCGGCGGGCCAGTGGGTCCGCCCCGGGCCGACCCCGCAGCAGCGTCGGCGCGACCTCTACCTCGGCCTGTCGATGGCGGCGCTCGGCCTGCTCGGCGTGGTGCTGGCGAACAGCATGGGCAGTTTCCCGCTCGGCGACCCGCCGGCCTGGCCCGAGCAGCTCGGCTGGACGGTCGCGGGCAGCCTGCCGCTGATCTGGCGACGCAGCCATCCGGAGATCAGCACCAGTGTGATCGCCGCGGTCTTCATCGCCGCCCAGGTACGACACAATCCCGATGTGTTCGTCGCGTCCGCGTCGCTCTTCGTCACCGTCTACACCCTCGGCGCCTGGGGGCGGGACCGCCGGCTCTCGGCCAGGATCAGGATCGGGATCATCGTCGCGATGTTCACCTGGCTGGTGATCGCAGCCGGATTGAGTATCGCCTCGGCGGAGTCGAACTTTCCGGGCGCGGCAGGCCCGATCTCCCCGCTGGTCGCCGCCGCCATCACCACCGTGCTGTTCAACCTCGCCTTCTTCCTTATCGCCTACCTGCTCGGCAACCGCACCTGGACCTCGGCGTTGCGGCAGCACGAGCTGGAGGTGCAGGCCGAGGAGTTGCGCCGGTCCCGGGCCGAGAACGCCGAGCGGGCCGTCACCAGGGAACGGGTCAGGATCGCCCGGGAACTGCACGACGTCGTCGCGCACCACGTCTCGGTGATGGGCGTGCAGGCCAGCGCGAGCCGGCGGGTGATGGACAAGGACCCGGCGAAGGCCAAGATCGCGTTGGCCGCGGTGGAGCAGAGCGCGCGTACCGCCGTGGACGAGTTGCGCCGGATGCTCGGCGTACTGCGCGACGCGGGTGCCGGCGACGCCGCCCTCGGCTACGGGCTGGACCAGGTCGACAGCCTGTTCCAGGGGGCCAGGGACGCCGGGCTCGCCGTGGAGTACAGCGTGCACGGCACGCCGGTACCGCTGCCCGAGTCGATCTCGCTGGCCGGGTACCGGGTGGTCCAGGAGGCGGTGACGAACACCATCAAGCACGCCCGGGCGAACGCGGTCGACGTACGGGTCCGGTATCTGCGCCGGGAGGTCGAGGTGGAGGTGACCGACGACGGGCGTACCGCACCGGCCCCGTCACGAGCCCGGTCCGGGGACGGCGGTGGCGGGCTCGGGCTGATCGGGATGCGGGAACGGGTGGCCGCGCACGACGGCAGCCTGGAGGTGGGTGCCCGGACCGACGGCGGTTTCCGGGTACGGGCCCGCTTCCCGATCGCCGAGGGCGGTGCCGCCGGGGCCGGGATCGACGGCCTGCGGCCAGCCGGGGACCGGGCGTGA
- a CDS encoding aldo/keto reductase, producing the protein MNAAPTVPTRQLANGAEIPQIGFGTWPLSDAEAERAVAEAIGAGYRLIDTAYKYGNEVGVGRGLRASGVPREELFVTSKLNGEWHGRERVREAFEDSIGKLGIDYLDLYLIHWPMPWRDRYVDAFLGLADLLREGRVRAVGLSNFKPAHIGRIRAATDVTPDVNQIQLDPTLTRDAARAYHREHGIVTESWGPIGHGGELLAHPTVTGLADRYGRTPAQVVLRWHLELGLVPIPKTASAERMKSNIDVFDFTLSPEDVAALSALDRGEEAATDSDTTGH; encoded by the coding sequence ATGAACGCAGCGCCGACAGTGCCGACCCGCCAGCTGGCCAACGGTGCCGAGATCCCGCAGATCGGCTTCGGCACCTGGCCACTGTCCGACGCCGAGGCCGAGCGGGCCGTCGCCGAGGCGATCGGGGCCGGCTACCGGCTGATCGACACCGCCTACAAGTACGGCAACGAGGTCGGCGTCGGCCGTGGCCTGCGCGCCTCGGGCGTGCCCCGGGAGGAACTCTTCGTCACCAGCAAGCTCAACGGCGAGTGGCACGGCCGGGAGAGGGTGCGGGAGGCGTTCGAGGACAGCATCGGCAAGCTCGGCATCGACTACCTTGACCTCTACCTGATCCACTGGCCGATGCCCTGGCGGGACCGGTACGTCGACGCCTTCCTCGGCCTCGCCGACCTGCTCCGGGAGGGCCGGGTGCGGGCCGTCGGGCTGTCGAACTTCAAACCGGCGCACATCGGCCGGATCCGCGCCGCCACCGACGTGACGCCGGACGTCAACCAGATCCAGTTGGACCCGACGCTGACCCGGGACGCCGCCCGGGCGTACCACCGGGAGCACGGCATCGTCACCGAGTCCTGGGGGCCGATCGGGCACGGCGGCGAACTCCTCGCCCATCCCACGGTGACCGGCCTGGCCGACCGGTACGGCCGCACGCCCGCGCAGGTCGTGCTCCGTTGGCACCTCGAACTGGGGCTGGTCCCGATCCCGAAGACCGCCTCGGCGGAGCGGATGAAGAGCAACATCGACGTCTTCGACTTCACCCTCTCCCCGGAGGACGTCGCCGCGCTCTCCGCGCTCGACCGGGGCGAGGAGGCGGCCACCGACTCCGACACGACCGGGCACTGA
- a CDS encoding ATP-binding cassette domain-containing protein has translation MLRVASVDRSFGGRRVLDDISFVVTPGRMTGFVGANGAGKTTSMRIILGLLAADAGTVTWNGRPITRAVRQRFGYMPEERGLYPKMKVREQLVYLGRLYGLTAPAARRSVDDLLDRVGLTERADDPVEKLSLGNQQRAQIAAALVHDPEVLILDEPFSGLDPIAVEAIAGVLRERAAAGAPVLFSSHQLDVVERLCDDLVIIAAGAVRAAGSRTDLRTRYATPRYQLVLDGDAGWVRDLPGVSIVDLDGARVVLELADPGDDQTVLRAALARGPVRAFGPVVPSLAEIFREVTQ, from the coding sequence ATGCTGCGCGTGGCGTCCGTCGACCGGTCGTTCGGCGGCCGGAGAGTGCTCGACGACATCTCGTTCGTGGTGACCCCGGGTCGGATGACCGGTTTCGTCGGTGCCAACGGTGCCGGCAAGACCACCTCGATGCGGATCATCCTCGGCCTGCTCGCCGCGGACGCGGGCACGGTCACCTGGAACGGTCGGCCGATCACCCGGGCGGTCCGGCAGCGCTTCGGCTACATGCCCGAGGAGCGCGGCCTCTACCCGAAGATGAAGGTACGCGAACAGCTCGTCTACCTCGGCCGGCTCTACGGGTTGACCGCGCCGGCCGCCCGGCGCAGCGTCGACGACCTGCTCGACCGGGTCGGCCTGACCGAGCGGGCCGACGACCCGGTGGAGAAGCTCTCCCTCGGCAACCAGCAGCGGGCTCAGATCGCGGCGGCGCTGGTGCACGATCCCGAGGTGCTGATCCTGGACGAGCCCTTCTCCGGGCTCGACCCGATCGCCGTGGAGGCGATCGCCGGGGTACTCCGGGAGCGGGCCGCCGCGGGCGCGCCGGTGCTCTTCTCCAGCCACCAGCTCGACGTGGTGGAACGGCTCTGCGACGACCTGGTGATCATCGCCGCCGGTGCGGTACGCGCCGCCGGCAGCCGCACCGACCTGCGCACCCGGTACGCCACCCCGCGCTACCAGCTGGTGCTCGACGGCGACGCCGGCTGGGTCCGTGACCTGCCCGGCGTCTCCATAGTGGACCTCGACGGCGCCCGGGTGGTGCTCGAACTCGCCGACCCCGGCGACGACCAGACGGTGCTGCGGGCCGCCCTCGCCCGGGGCCCGGTACGCGCCTTCGGTCCCGTCGTACCCTCGCTCGCCGAGATCTTCCGGGAGGTAACCCAGTGA
- a CDS encoding LLM class flavin-dependent oxidoreductase, whose protein sequence is MQFGIFSVGDVTPDPTNGREPSEAERIKAMVAIALKAEEAGLDVFATGEHHNPPFVPSSPTTMLGYVAARTSRLLLSTATTLITTNDPVKIAEDYAMLQHLADGRVDLMMGRGNTGPVYPWFGQDIRNGIPLAINNYDLLRRLWREDVVDWQGKFRTPLQSFTSTPRPLDGIPPFVWHGSIRSPEIAEQAAYYGDGFFANHIFWPKEHTQRMVGLYRQRFAHYGHGDPDRAIVGLGGQVFMRRNSQDAVREFRPYFDNAPVYGHGPSLEEFTRETPLTVGSPQQVIDRTLTFRDYVGDYQRQLFLVDHAGLPLKTVLEQLDILGEEVVPVLRREFAALRPGHVPEAPTHASMKAARDAAAGAQAEAGAR, encoded by the coding sequence ATGCAGTTCGGGATCTTCAGCGTGGGGGACGTGACCCCGGATCCGACCAACGGACGGGAGCCGTCCGAGGCGGAGCGGATCAAGGCCATGGTCGCCATCGCGTTGAAGGCGGAAGAGGCCGGTCTCGACGTGTTCGCCACCGGCGAGCACCACAACCCGCCGTTCGTGCCGTCCTCACCCACCACCATGCTCGGGTACGTCGCGGCCCGGACCAGCCGGCTGCTGCTCTCCACCGCGACCACCCTGATCACCACCAACGACCCGGTGAAGATCGCCGAGGACTACGCCATGTTGCAGCACCTGGCCGACGGCCGGGTCGACCTGATGATGGGGCGCGGCAACACCGGACCGGTCTACCCGTGGTTCGGGCAGGACATCCGCAACGGCATCCCGCTGGCGATCAACAACTACGACCTGCTGCGCCGGCTCTGGCGCGAGGACGTCGTCGACTGGCAGGGAAAGTTCCGCACCCCGTTGCAGTCCTTCACCTCCACCCCCCGACCGCTGGACGGCATCCCGCCGTTCGTCTGGCACGGCTCCATCCGCAGTCCCGAGATCGCCGAGCAGGCCGCGTACTACGGCGACGGGTTCTTCGCCAACCACATCTTCTGGCCGAAGGAGCACACCCAGCGGATGGTGGGCCTCTACCGGCAGCGGTTCGCCCACTACGGCCACGGCGACCCCGACCGGGCCATCGTCGGCCTCGGCGGCCAGGTCTTCATGCGCCGCAACTCCCAGGACGCCGTACGCGAGTTCCGGCCGTACTTCGACAACGCCCCCGTCTACGGGCACGGCCCGTCGCTGGAGGAGTTCACCCGGGAGACCCCGCTGACCGTCGGCAGTCCGCAGCAGGTGATCGACCGCACCCTCACCTTCCGGGACTACGTCGGCGACTACCAGCGGCAGCTCTTCCTGGTCGACCACGCCGGACTGCCGCTGAAGACCGTACTGGAGCAGCTGGACATCCTCGGCGAGGAGGTCGTACCGGTGCTCCGGCGGGAGTTCGCCGCACTGCGTCCCGGGCACGTACCCGAGGCGCCGACGCACGCCTCGATGAAGGCCGCCCGGGACGCGGCGGCCGGGGCGCAGGCCGAGGCGGGGGCCCGATGA
- a CDS encoding 2Fe-2S iron-sulfur cluster-binding protein, with the protein MDAEVNLRVDGTDHRITVDTRTTLLDTLRERLGNTSPKKGCDHGQCGACTILLDGRRANSCLALTVAHDGAEIVTAAGLAPDGQLHPMQRCFIQYDAFQCGYCTPGQIVSAVAMLREAEAGWPSAVTVDGAGAAVDGAGGGGGGAGGGDGGRGRARLDADEIRERMSGNLCRCAAYANMVPAILELARR; encoded by the coding sequence ATGGATGCCGAGGTCAACCTCAGGGTGGACGGGACCGATCACCGGATCACCGTCGACACCCGGACCACCCTGCTGGACACGCTGCGGGAGCGGCTGGGCAACACCAGCCCGAAGAAGGGTTGCGACCACGGGCAGTGCGGTGCCTGCACGATCCTGCTGGACGGGCGGCGGGCGAACAGCTGTCTCGCCCTCACCGTGGCGCACGACGGGGCCGAGATCGTCACCGCCGCCGGGCTTGCACCGGACGGCCAGCTGCACCCGATGCAGCGCTGCTTCATCCAGTACGACGCCTTCCAGTGCGGGTACTGCACGCCGGGGCAGATCGTCTCGGCGGTGGCGATGCTCCGCGAGGCCGAGGCGGGCTGGCCGAGCGCGGTGACCGTGGACGGTGCCGGTGCCGCTGTCGACGGGGCCGGTGGTGGGGGCGGCGGTGCCGGTGGTGGCGACGGGGGTCGGGGCAGGGCCAGGCTGGACGCCGACGAGATCCGGGAGCGGATGAGCGGCAACCTCTGCCGCTGCGCCGCGTACGCGAACATGGTGCCGGCGATCCTGGAACTGGCCCGGCGATGA